CACTGGACCAATTTAGAATTAAAATCTTACAATTATTCAGGTTTTTGATTGGCAACTACGGGCTGCTTTGGACATTGTATAAAAGCATGAGTAACATGTTCTTTCTCTTATATGTCTGGGTTTTGGAAAGGAGGAGGCTTTGCATCTCTTCTCATTTGTAATCATAGAAAGAGAAAGTTCTTGATATCTCATCACTTTTGCAGAGTATCTGGAAATTACCCTAAGGCTCTCTGTTTGACTGGAAGATTCAGTTGGACTGAAAACATTAGGGACTTCCTAAGTACCATTCATGTTTtcctaagccagtttggtgtagtggttaggagtgcggacttctaatctggcatgccgggctcgattctgcgctcccccacatgcaaccagctgggtgaccttgggctcgccacagcactgataaagctattctgaccgagcagtgatatcagcgctctctcagcctcacccaccccacagggtgtctgttgtggggagaggaatgggaaggcgactgtaagccgctttgagcctccttcgggtagggaaaagcggcatataagaaccaactcttcttcttcttcttctaaaatggaaACCCATGTGAGGTCTACTGATAAAGAAAGGATGTTGATTTGGAGaatatgataaaactgttcttgtgGTTTTGAAAGGCATGTTAATCTCCACAGTTTCTTAGAATAAATACTTCCTCTGTACAAATGACAGATGAAACGGTAGTATGTCAGACATAGTATGTACTTCCTGCAATTTTTtggtttttacattttaattttcctAGGAACTCTGGATTGCTTACATCTGCCTGTAAATGTACATAATGTAACATCCACAATATTGGTTTATATGGGCGTTGTACCACAGCTAAAAAttctaaatgttttttctctGATTGTGCTCCATATAGTAGTGCTGAAAGCATGCCTGAAAGGCAGGAAGATGAGTGGAGAATATATGAAACCATAGCTTGTGAAATGGTGGCTGACTGATTCATTGGGAAATTAAATGTTAATTATGGGGTAAGAAGTGTATACTCTAATTGGCAGCTTTTTCTTGCAGTTCCTTATGGCAGGCTGGTTGACGGGTTACTCATGGAGATGTGACCTTGTGGACTTTTCTCAGGATCCCAAGGCCCTTCGAGTAAGTTTTCTTTCCAGTACCTTGTATTTCCCCATGGCACCCTGTGCTTTGGATGTGAACAGTGGTGGCTTCAGCATAACCCACAAACATACAGGAGGTTGCTTCTAGAAAACAGGTGGGAGAATGAAAGTGGGCAGCAAAGGAAATAAggacaggagggggggaaggcttgGTGTAATAGGGGGTAATAGGGGTTAAAATGGTTAGACTCTCAGACTTCTGTTCTTTCCATTGTTAGATGGTCCATGTGGCCTGGATCTTTGTCTTCTCTAAGTTCATTGAACTGACAGACACGGTAAGTGTTTCTTCCAcacttatgtttttttttctaaagcaTCTAGAAGCTTCGCTTTGATATAGTCATGGTCCTATGTTTTTAGGTTTCATCAGCATTCGGGTACTAAAGAATGAAGAAAGGGGATGGCAGAGTAGGTCTAGTCAGTTAACTCTTATCTTTCTGATATTTATCTATTTACAAATGTGTGACTCACCTTTGTACGCTAAGCCTATAGCTTAGAGATATTGTTCCAAGCtggacaattatttttaaaaactttaaaaggcTCTTCAGTGACAGCTTGGTTGATACCATTTGGGATCTCTGTCTCTTCTGCTTTGATTTGTTGGGGTGAAAATAGTCAGATGAAGGGTGGCTTTGCTGCCACACAAATGGTCGGAGCTTTTAGTGAAACATATTTTACTCTGTACCCTTAATATAGGTCATATTTATCCTAAGAAAGAAGAATGAGCAAGTGACCTTTCTTCATGTGTTTCACCACTCAGTGCTGCCCTGGAGCTGGTGGTGGGGTGCTAGCTTTGGACCAGGTGAGATGggatagaaagaagaaaaagaggtttGAACTTTGATGTGGTTTAGCTGTATTGTGAATTTTGTGCTGAGGAACTATGATCAGTAATCCAGTGCTGTGGCTTTCATTTAGAACTATCTGCACAGTCTTGAAGGATATGCATCTTTTAGTTCCTTCTTTCTGATATAGTCCAGTGTATGCTGTGATATGTAGGAATTACCTGTTCTTTACTTTACTTTTTCCCAACAGTAAGCCAGCCTGTTGGAAGCAAGTGCATGTACCACAAGTTGATAACAGAAATTCAGTGCATGTGCATTAttctcactgagattcatggTGGATTACGCTGTATAAAATAATGCATTCATATATCACAAGAGATTTAATAAACAGTGCAGTAGGGTTTCAAAAATTAGACAGCACAAAAATGTCAGACGTGCATCAAGCTATGCAGAATGAAACTACAGAACTAGAAAGCATAGTAACAACAAATAAcacaataaatacataatatataCCATACATGCAGAGTAGTAACTAAATGCAGAAAAAGGACAAAACTAAACTGAAGGAAGGCCAATTTTTTTCTAGCTGATCTGATAGATGAAAAAGCTTCCCAACTTTAAAATATGGCAACTGTCAataagtcaaataataaatagaCATAGAGCATGGCCAAAACCAAAAGGAAGTTGTAGACCTCTGTGCCCAAATGTCTCCCTGGTAATCTCACTGTCATATACTGAGGCTTGGAGCTCTCCCAGCACTCTTCACAACTGTACAGTTCTTTGCCTCTTGGATTACTTGGTGAAGTATACTGAGAGGAAAAGCCTTGGAGATGGCCTGTGTACTTGCAGACCTTTGCAGGTTTAAACCCATGCTGTGACAGGGAGGCACACATAACTACTAGGCCTGTTACTTGTGGAATGTAGTGCCAGCATACATCAAATATCTGCTTTGTTGCAATGAACTATAGCTCAGGTGAATTGATTTTTGCACTTGCCAAATATACAGTGACCTTAGGTTTGGTTGTGTTTTGGGTCCTTTTTCCCCCGCAGGAGGAATGGGTTCATTCCATGCGCTGGTGAACTCTATAGTACATGTAATAATGTACTTCTACTATGCGCTGTCAGCTGCAGGACCTGCCTTCCATAAGTACCTGTGGTGGAAGAAGCATATCACTGCCATTCAGCTGGTAAGTAATATACCAGATCAGTCATACCACTATCCTTGATTATTTTTTGGGGTACAAACCAACTGAGTCACTTGTCTCCCATACTGTATGCCTCTTTCCCTTGGGTTTTAGTGACAAAAGCCATAATTGGGCATTAGCTATTTGTGATAGATTCCGAGctgttctccctctttttttttttcctcccacttCAGCATTTGAACTGACTAACCCTAGGCCTGTCCATCATCTCCtgtgggtggaggggggaaatgcaattgTCTGCTTCCCTTCCAGTAACTTTATGCTTGCCTCTGCTCCCAGCTGCAGTTTGTACTCGTCTCTATCCACATCACCCAGTACTACTTTATGCCCAATTGTGCCTACCAGTTCCCCATCTTCATCCACCTCATCTGGATTTACGGCATCATCTTCTTCATTCTCTTCTCCAACTTCTGGTACCAGTCATACATCAAAGGCAAGCGTCTACCCAAGGCCATGAAGCAGTCTCAGCACAACGGTTTCCATGAGAACGGTGTCATCGCTAATGGGAAAACCAAAGCCAACTAAAGCCCATTAAAGGGGGTAGGACCAAGGTGACTCAAACCAACCGGCCCCATATTTGGGCCTTTTAGCCAGATCAAGTGCCTACAAACTGTTATTTTTGCAGTTCCAAGCCACCTTCCCAACTCCCCAGTACCCCTTGTTGCCTGGCCTTCCATTGTCCCAAGGAAGAGAGGCTGCCggtgctggatccagcccatggcGTCCAAAGTGCCTGTGCCTGCCCTGAGTTAGGCTGCCTCCAGAGCTGGACCAAAGCAGAGTCCTGTCCCTTTCTGTAACTGCCAGTTGGGGCACATCTTTCCATTTAGTTCTAGGTATTCCTTGTGTCCAAGTGGGAATTT
The nucleotide sequence above comes from Paroedura picta isolate Pp20150507F chromosome 4, Ppicta_v3.0, whole genome shotgun sequence. Encoded proteins:
- the ELOVL1 gene encoding very long chain fatty acid elongase 1 isoform X2; the protein is MDSLVKMYQDFMKGADPRIASYPLMGTPWLMTTILLSYSYFVLSLGPRIMANRKPLNLKTFMIVYNFSMVALSIYIVYEFLMAGWLTGYSWRCDLVDFSQDPKALRMVHVAWIFVFSKFIELTDTVIFILRKKNEQVTFLHVFHHSVLPWSWWWGASFGPGGMGSFHALVNSIVHVIMYFYYALSAAGPAFHKYLWWKKHITAIQLLQFVLVSIHITQYYFMPNCAYQFPIFIHLIWIYGIIFFILFSNFWYQSYIKGKRLPKAMKQSQHNGFHENGVIANGKTKAN
- the ELOVL1 gene encoding very long chain fatty acid elongase 1 isoform X1, whose translation is MYRTAAGTAAMDSLVKMYQDFMKGADPRIASYPLMGTPWLMTTILLSYSYFVLSLGPRIMANRKPLNLKTFMIVYNFSMVALSIYIVYEFLMAGWLTGYSWRCDLVDFSQDPKALRMVHVAWIFVFSKFIELTDTVIFILRKKNEQVTFLHVFHHSVLPWSWWWGASFGPGGMGSFHALVNSIVHVIMYFYYALSAAGPAFHKYLWWKKHITAIQLLQFVLVSIHITQYYFMPNCAYQFPIFIHLIWIYGIIFFILFSNFWYQSYIKGKRLPKAMKQSQHNGFHENGVIANGKTKAN